Proteins from one Cryptomeria japonica chromosome 4, Sugi_1.0, whole genome shotgun sequence genomic window:
- the LOC131076243 gene encoding cytochrome P450 750A1-like, producing MASPLDSINIIREGEYAPATATLCSLIIFLWVLHRFSVKRKNRLGFRLPPGPFTWPIIGNLNQLKRLPHRDLHELGRKYGPIMMLKLGSVPTVVVSSSAMAKEFLKTHDNVFASRPQSAAGKHLAYNYKDMVLAPYGPYWRHMRKLCVVELLNAKRIESFSCVREEEMLLTVRSVWEMSGQGEKLVNLTNLFSSFTQAVMWRILSGTKISSQSDAQVGGNGEEIKKLAVEAAVTVGAVNIGDFIPYLDWMDLQGVKRRLKKVHNSIAQVIKKIIEEHEQRRMKLHKDKDKEQEQNAATKGLIDVLLEMESLDGKAITQENIEAIVFDIFLAGVETTSTTIEWAMSEILRNRGVAKKMQEEIESVVGRERTVCERDIGSLEYVQCVVKETLRLYPVLPLLLPHESTQDCTVGGYFISERSRLIVNAWAIGRDPSLWEDPLEFKPERFMGKKVDVVRDKEYFDMLAFGAGRRGCPGAAMADVTMNLALAQLVHCFEWSVDGDLDMTELFGVTTPRSVHLLARPALRLSTCP from the exons ATGGCTTCACCTTTGGACTCAATAAATATAATAAGAGAGGGTGAATATGCTCCAGCAACAGCTACACTGTGTTCACTCATAATTTTCTTGTGGGTTTTGCACAGATTTAGCGTGAAAAGGAAGAATAGATTGGGATTCAGATTGCCCCCGGGGCCCTTTACATGGCCCATTATTGGAAATCTGAACCAGTTGAAAAGGCTTCCTCATCGCGATCTTCATGAACTTGGTAGGAAATATGGGCCCATCATGATGTTAAAATTGGGTTCTGTTCCCActgttgttgtttcttcttctGCCATGGCAAAGGAGTTCTTGAAAACCCACGATAATGTTTTCGCCAGCCGACCTCAATCTGCTGCAGGGAAACACCTTGCTTATAATTACAAGGATATGGTGTTGGCTCCTTATGGGCCTTATTGGAGGCACATGAGGAAGCTGTGCGTGGTGGAATTGCTGAATGCCAAAAGGATCGAGTCCTTCAGTTGTGTACGAGAGGAAGAAATGCTTCTCACTGTTCGTTCAGTGTGGGAAATGTCTGGGCAGGGTGAGAAACTTGTTAATCTCACCAACTTGTTTTCATCTTTTACGCAGGCAGTCATGTGGCGAATCCTTTCCGGTACTAAAATTTCTTCTCAGAGTGACGCTCAAGTGGGTGGGAATGGCGAAGAGATAAAGAAGCTTGCAGTAGAGGCAGCAGTTACAGTAGGAGCTGTCAATATCGGGGACTTCATTCCTTACTTAGACTGGATGGATTTGCAAGGCGTGAAGAGGCGGTTGAAAAAGGTACACAATTCCATTGCCCAAGTGATAAAAAAAATAATAGAGGAACACGAGCAGCGCAGGATGAAGTTgcataaggacaaggacaaggagCAGGAGCAGAATGCTGCTACTAAAGGCCTCATTGACGTGCTCTTAGAAATGGAAAGCCTTGATGGAAAGGCAATCACACAGGAAAACATTGAAGCCATTGTTTTT GATATATTCTTGGCTGGAGTTGAAACGACGTCTACTACGATAGAATGGGCAATGAGTGAGATTCTTAGAAACCGTGGTGTGGCCAAGAAAATGCAAGAGGAAATAGAATCAGTGGTAGGCAGAGAAAGGACAGTATGTGAGCGTGATATAGGAAGTTTAGAGTACGTGCAGTGTGTGGTGAAGGAGACGCTGAGGTTATATCCAGTGTTACCCTTGCTGCTTCCACACGAATCCACACAAGATTGTACAGTTGGTGGGTACTTCATTTCTGAGAGAAGCAGGCTTATTGTCAATGCTTGGGCTATTGGAAGAGACCCATCCTTGTGGGAAGATCCTCTGGAATTCAAGCCAGAGAGATTTATGGGTAAAAAAGTTGATGTTGTGAGAGACAAAGAGTATTTTGATATGTTGGCATTTGGAGCAGGAAGGAGAGGATGTCCAGGCGCAGCCATGGCTGATGTAACCATGAACCTTGCTTTGGCTCAGCTCGTTCATTGCTTTGAGTGGAGCGTGGATGGGGATTTGGATATGACGGAACTCTTTGGAGTCACAACGCCCAGGAGTGTTCACCTTCTCGCTCGTCCTGCCTTAAGGCTATCTACCTGCCCTTGA